In the genome of Buteo buteo chromosome 14, bButBut1.hap1.1, whole genome shotgun sequence, the window CACCGTTGTCAAGCTCTAGACAGTCAAAACACCTCCTAACATACAGAGCTACCCCACAGTCTTAATATATGAAGACTTCAAGAGCATATCAGCAGTACAGATGAATTCAGTGCTGAAGTGAATGGAgctagagaaattaaaaaatgggagattgatataaaaataaattctagaGAGAGGTACTGATTACTATAGGCTCCAACAGCCCCTGCTTACAATGGTGCTTTTTAAACAGTAGCTGTTTGAGTCTAAGGTGCTGTGAAGaacaattaagaaaataaaactaaccAGAACATTtgagagctttttttcttctgctaccCTCATCAAATGCTGCCTTTGTTGTGTCCCAAAGGTAATTTCTCATGCagactatatatttttttaccaTTAATATAGCTTTCCACAGCACTTAGCAGAGGTCAGTCAACTTTGATCAAAAAGGGGTTGGTCATGGTCATTACATCCTAATTTGCCACAGCACGGCCTTCTCTTTTAACCAGACTCACCTCCAGGGATGTGGCATGTCTGCAAATCTTGTTGTTGGGAAAATGGAGAAACgtgaaaaagttaaaaaacagtCATGGAACAGGGGCTGGACTACTCTTGGAAGGAGCAGACCTAACAGAGGGCCTCAGGTACTCTGTAAAAGAGCGGTCGGTGTCTCCTCCTTACCCAATTCTGTCCGTGCTCGTCCGTGCTCCCATCCCTGTCCTAGTTCACTACATTCACGTACTTACAGGAAACAGTATGGATGAATAAGCAATCAGTTCCTCCGAAGGTCCATGTACCCTCAGAAGATAAAAGGACACGCATACAAGGCTGACAGTGGCAACAGACTGCAACTTCTCATCCCTCCCCACAGCACCTCATGAGATTATCCTGACAGTTTGGACTGGtcctcagtgctgctggagTAGAAATGAAGTCCAATGAATTCACTACCACTATTTGCATACTTAAGTCTTAATTCAATCCCAAAATGGAAATTCTGACACTGGGGTCACTTGGATTAGTGCTGGTGACTATTCAAGTCTCGACTTTCCTGTCTTAACTCAATCTGAGATAAAGCCCACCAAAGTCAATTAGAATCACAAGATTTGGTATTTGGCCCCAGCATAATTAAATAGCAAGTTACATCAACACGCTTTCCCTCCCTGTACATGTTGTTAAAAAACATAATTATGGTCACAGTGGATCTCTACTAATGCTTGAAACCGGCCCGACAGAAGCATTTTTAGTCATTTTTATGGCTACGTAGATAAGATGGAACCTTTAGTGTTTCAAAAACGCAAACAATGTTTATTTGTTGCTCATAAGTAATTTATGGACCCAACAATATTCAACAaaacttcttcatttttaacagatttcttAATGAGcatcattttacagaaaaccaccaacaaataaatatatgaaaacaattgcttCTGACATCACAATGGTTAAACAcattaaataattcattaaattGTGCTTTACATCAATGAAAATCCCTAGGTCTACAAACTATCTTGTAAATAGGAATAAAAGTAGATATGGTTACTCACAATACAATCTCTTAGTAGCAGAATTCACACACATTATTGCAcataaacagaaggaaaattccTAAAGAATAAAGTAATTTACAGCctattaatttattctttcatcTTAAATATGGCAACTGATGGGAactcttgatttttattttttttcacttccaaCATTCATTTGAAATCACAGAGCCAGTGATACGGCCAAGAAGAAAGCCAAGGACATTGTAGGCTATGGAACCCATTTCCCTCCACAAATTTTCACAAAGAAAGTATTACGAGAACCAAACTGAAAGAAGTGTTTCAGTGCAAACTGGTTACCTTTTCCGAGTATGCTTTTGCCACATGTAGGGAGGATACAGCAATCTGCTCCAGCAGAATGATTTTATTGTGATTGTTCATCTCATACAGGGCAGTCTCCACCAGCCTGGAAACAAGATATTCCTTACCCCAGACCAAAAAAGAGTAATTCCACGTATATCAGAGGAACagcaacagagggaaaaaaaagtgtcagtgCGGTAAGTTTTATAACATCAGCGCTCATAACTGATAGAAGACTGCAGGTGTGAAACAAGAACCCACTGGTGCAGAAGGAAGCATGTGTTAACGAGAAGACCTACTTGAGAAACATCCCAGATTAGTAGCGGACGTCAAATCTGAAACACCTCCAGATGTTTCACAAAGGTGATGTGACCTGCCGTTTGGTTTGGTTGAATGGATATGCTGCAGTTAGGAAGTTTGGCTCTGGATCTGATTCCGatcactttttttgttctgtatttctgtttttagtGAACTGCAAATAACTACCGCATAGTGGGTAGAATCCCTAGCAAGGCTATCGCAGCCTCACTATTAACACAGCTGCAGTGAAGAATACTGACCATCAGAAATGGTGGTGTTTTCTTTCCCCGCagtgaaaaagctttttattgttAGCACTGATGAGTGGGGAAGAGAGGGCAAATTTTCATTCCTTAATAAAGTACGGCCCATAGGCAATAAGCTGAGTTCTTGGACTAGACATCAAATTACCAGGAACAAGTTTTAATGACACAGCATGTTTCTCTGTCTGCTCCAAGCCTACAGTGAATTGTAACTGGAAAAGGCAGCCAGTGCCGAGGATGTGATGGGAGAGATTAGCAAGTACATCTCCATTACAAAAGAATGAGATTTGTTTCAGCACCACAGTAGCAGAAGCCAAATTGCCTTGtttaagcaacaaaataatGCCAGGAAGATGGACAGAAATCCTATACTGTTGTTGCTCATGAaggttttgaaagaaacatgCTGTGCTCCGATCTTACAGAAGCCAGTGCAATTACAGTGAAGTCCGTGCTGTCAGAGCAATGAAAACCTGGAATAACAGCGATATGAACCAGGgccttcattttgcttttgcgTTACGTTATTTCGGGCGCAGCGcccaagaggaaaaaacctgcaagcCTGTGTCTTAGAAGTCAGCCTGAAAGTATTTCCAAACTGCTTTATTTGTCATGTGCCAGGAAATTCTGCTAACGAAACCGGTATTCTCGGTGCAGTGAGCTTGCTGGATCTAccgctggagctggggaaggaggtgcCGGATCCTTCAGTCCCAGGGGCTCCGGACAAGATCTCAGCCACTGgctgcctcccacccccaaCTACTCCTTCACAACCAGGGCTATCTGCTACACAGGCtccaggggggaaaaaaaaccccaaccaacaaaccaactTCAATTTTAACTAAATCCCAAGCATTAAGGCAAATCCCGTTAACATAGATGCTACAGCACATTAACGGCTCTTCAGGACCCTAATCTTGTCTCCTGGGAAATGACTGACGAAAAGGTTAGGCGTTGCATTAAGGTATTGCCAAACTATTAAAGCTAATGTAAACCGCCCAAAGACTGCTTCGATTTTCCTCATTAGGCTTTGTTTTGTGTCAGGCAGAAGGAATAGTCTGGAGAACAGTTGGTGTACTTAGACAGCTGAAACTGATACTTACAGTCACTGGTGAGGCTCCAGGGAACCATTTCTGAGCTCTGTCTCCTCTCGCCTGAAAAGATAACACTgaattttctaaatgaaaagcaaggcCCCCATTGCTGCGAGCGGTGCGGAGAGGTGGCCCGCTGGGGAAAGAGGCAGGGACGTGAGGAAGGGGACCCTTCTTTTGTGcttaggaggaaaaagggatgCTTTACAACAAAAGACGGGCTGGGAGCGATTCTACTTCCTTGCTTACCTTCCTCCTTAACGCAAATTTGGTCTTGCATCTTTCCTCCCTCGTGCCTGGCTTTTCTCCTGCGCGGCCCTTTCTCCTGCCAAGCCCCCGTGCCCTGCCTGCCACCCCTGCCTCTCCCACACCGGTGCCcaccctgcccctgcccctgctggGGGACCCTTCGGggtccccccagcacccctagCCCCCCCGTGCTCATGGAAACGAGGAGCACGCCTGCAAATCCTGGACATCAGGTTATCAGGTGCCAAAGgcatccttcccctctcctgctgcGGGGTCTGCAGCAAGATGCAGCAACGGGCCCGGGAACAGAGAGATGCAACAGCTCCCTGTCATCCCCGCATCACCGCCCAAAAAGCTCCTTCCCTCCACAGGGCCACGGCCAGCCCACCCTGAAGCCCCGGTGCCCGTGGGTAAGACGTCAGAGCACTTCAAATTACCTGCACTGCACTAGAGGTGCAACAATACGGACCAGGCTCAGCTCTCCGCCGCCTCGCCGTCCTGCAGGCAGGACACCCAGAGTGAGCTGCAGTCCTGGACTGCAAACATTGGGATTTAGAACTCCGAAGGTTGGCGTCCACCCGCGAGCGAGCTGTCCGAGCGCCTCTTCCAGGCGATGGGGATCCAAGCAGCTCCGTCCAGGGAGTCTAGAGAGCTCCTCGCTCGTCTCTAAGGCAGACATCTCACGTTTGGGCAGGAGAATAACCATCTGCAGTCCCGCGTTTTCCCTTCTGAACACGGAGGTGGGAGGAGATGGACGTGATCCACCAGCGGAACAGATATTAGGGACCAAAACCCACCACTACTCACCCCAAAAGTAGCACATGGACGATCGGGCATTAAGCAGCATATTGTTAATAAACTACCTTGATAATGAGGCACCATCCCGGTAGCCCTCTTCACTTCTTAACAGGCATTATGATATTCCATGTTTAATGTATTATTGTATGCTTTAACTCTCAACAGGATCGTTAGATCATATATTTGATATTGTGCATAGATAAGCAGCAATAGCATTGTCggaagaaaagaagatacagcatgtactaaaaaaaaaagacttggaaatgaagggagaaaatttcaaattcagcctcttatttttttactgACTGGATAAAAACcttgaattttgaaaataaatgagaaatgtgCATCCACATCAGGTACTCCGGAAATTCTAATTAGCAAATCTGTAAGGTAAAAGCCATTCATGCATGCAATAATATACTTTCAGCATCTCAATTTAGCAGCCACGTTGAGGCACTTAGAGAAATTTCCTCCTAATGCTTTACATTTATGctagaagaagaaggaaaaaaactctcTCAAAAGATCTATGGTGCACAGGACCCTCTTTTCAAAATTTCACTGTTACAAATGGAGCAACGTAAAATCTTGGAATAAATAGATGCAGTTTAGCCACAAGAATGTAACACATGGAGGAAGAACCCATTGAATCTTTTTCTagacaaggaagaaaaccagataCAGATCTCTCATcatgaaaacaataaatttaCAAAGAATCTTCATACAGAGTAATAAATATCAAGACTTTCCACATATCCATTATGCATcctataaaaatgaaagctgattttttttgtctagcCACTACCGTAGTTAGAGAGAAAACCAATTTAAGTTGTATTCACTTGGCATCAGTGTATTTTAACAGACAATATCATAAACCTGCCCACCTTCACAGACAATATATCTCCAGGCTTTTACAGCAAATCTGGAAAATGTCACACTAATATTTAAgcttttcctgctctctctttcctcttccctgtaGTTTGCTTGGCCCCTCTTCACCTTTTGTGAATGTGAAGGCTGATTTCATTGCCTCCAGCCAGATAATCTCCACAATGTGTGCTCAGCTGCCACATGGACCTAATTTCTCAAGGCTTTCCCTTTGCCACACACACTCAGAAAGATAGCTGCTACCTGGCTGGGTTCAGTAAGTCTCAGCATCTGCGGAGAAATAAGCTAACCCCTCCATCACTTCACTTATAAATCATCTCTGATTGCTGGCTAACAGAACAGAACAAGTGATGCCCCAATCCCACATTTCCTAGGTCTTTTTTAATCACCTCAGCAAGTTGTTCCCTTAATCAAAACACAGCACGTAGAAATTTGAAGGGCAATGCGCCTTCCTCCACTGCATTCACTAGAAAACTACGCACTACAGTTGCAAAGGACGGTACGAAATAAACCAGCTCTCATGTCACAGAGGAACCAAACCAGgtattttttcccaatttttcaTTCACGTCTGCACAAGTTTTGGTAGCTCAGATTGTACAGCGTACATCTGTTAACGCAAAGGATATAGCTCTCTCTTCAATCCATCCTCCTAGCTTAGGGCTTTGAAGAAGTCTTTTTGGACAGGAATCTATTCTACTGCCATTTAATAACACTAATCAATAcctattaagaaaaaattacattctCCTCACTGgcagaaaccaagaaaaactGAGACAAGGAGGGGTAGCTGTCAGACATGGTCTCGTTTACCAAAGCGGTTGGCCGTCCTTGGCTAATTCCCAGGTAGCCAAGTTGCACAAACTCTCTGATCCTCTCATTGGTTAGTCAAGAAGGAGAAGCGTCACCACCTTGCGACCTGACTATTATAATCTTCAGTAACGGCTActtctgctgcctcttcccttgGCCACTGGTGAACTCTCTGCTCCCGCAGCAGCCGCCGCTCCTCTCGCCTCTTTAGCCGGTTCTTCTGATGCTCCTCTTGCTTGGAGTACTGGAAGCGTTGCAGGAACAGGTCCTTCGCATATTCGTACAGCTGCACGTCCAAGAAATTCAGCTCCTCTATCCGTTGCCGCACATCCTCACCAATGTCCACGTTGGAGGCCCGCGTAACGTTGAATTGGGTGAACGGGGAAATGAATTTCAGGTTGAATGTCCTCTCAAAGAGATACTGCgttttcctctgaaattctGTGAGCCCAAAGAAGGCCATATTTTTCAGATTGTTCTTGGCGCTTTGGAGAAGGATCATATTTCTTTCACTCTCATTCATAAAAGTCAAGTTGTAGCATCCCACCAGGCTGAGGTCTGCCAGCATGCGCACCTGGCGGTTGTTGGCCAAGTTGTAGCTACAGTCCATGAATTCCTGTAAACTGACTCCAGACCAGTCGTCTCCTTCGTAACAGGTAGGCAGCTCATCTGGCGTTGGGCTTCTTCCGTCACACATATGAAGGGAAGTTTTCCACGTCGCACCCCTCTGGACATGCTTCCATTCACTCAAGTACCGTGACACCGGATCCCTCAGCATCGTGATGTAATAGAAGTTCCTGAAACATATCATTAAACACAGTTTTAAGATTCAGTggatttcacttttttattctCCAATAAAACGATTTCCTGCCACTGCCACCACTCCCTCCTTCACTTTTTCTGGTGTAACGTAGGCACTTTAAGTGACTGCTTCTGAGAGAGTAAAAAGCTTAAAGCTTCATAAATACTGTGAATAAAATACAAGGTAAAttgggagaaagagagagagattaaaGGAAATAAGCAGCTATCAGAGAAATGGAACTACTGTGACCTATCAGCTGTTCAGCAGTAGTTATTTTATGTAGAAGCCAATTAACTGAAGTGTACTCCCCTCTACTTCAAAATGCTAACCCTCAGTAATATCAGAAACAGTGGGAAAAGAGATTTATATAATCTTGCCACTTCTCTTCTGGACTGAGACATGCATGTCTCACAAGATGCACAAGACGATAATCCATAGCGCGCTTGGTCACAATATAAGAGAAGCATGAGCAATTTCATGTGGATGCTGCAAGTGCTAAAAATAACACCATGTAGAAGACTGGCATGAGCCACCTACTTAAGAAGAACCCTATTATTAAATGGGTTGGAGTGAAGATAATGAGAGACCCAAAATCCATTCATATGACTTAATTTTAGACAAGTGCTTGATTGAAATTAGTTATAATTGTGTAGTACAAAAGCATTTGTTGATATAAAGATTATCATTATTCAACTTCACCTGTCAAGAATACAAAAGAGACACCAAGAAATATTGATTTGAAATAGAGCAAATAACTGCAGAACTCACATTGTCAATTCATCTTTTAGCTATTGAATTCAGTTCGCACCTCTATTTATGGCAATCTGAAAGGACTGCAATTGAGTATGCTTCAAGCAGGTTTTCACAGATTGAGGTTTTTTACTGAGAAAGGTTTTATTCAATAACAACTCACCTGAATTACAGGGCGATATCATAAAGACAAAGCAAACCCCAAATACTTATGATTTCTGTCAGCTAGAATAACCAGCAGAAGATTCATGACTAAAATTAACACACAGTCTGGTACAAAAATAGGCTTGTGAGTTTGCATGACTCATCTGACTGCAAACAATATTAATAAATCATGAGCCCTAAGATTTCTTAAGAAATCTTAAGTCTGATCTCAGTGCTCTTTTTTGAGCCTAGAGAAGGATGAAGCAAGTAAGCAGGAGGCAAGCTTGCTGGAGACAAATTACCCTGTAAACAAACCAGCACTTTGTGAGGGCCATCTCATACAAGAGCTAACTccagttaaatgaaaaatctcaaaatttGTAACAATCTCCAAGACaattacctttctttttcaggtatCACCCATTTTCTGGCACTAAAGATTCCCTGTAACTTCTCCATAAACCTCAGGTTTGTCATAGAAATAGGTATTTGCCCACATAGCCCTAAAAATGCAGATATATTCCCCAGTGcagacaaagcaaaaggaaacaggGCTGAATGCTTGTCCTTATTCACGCCGAGTTCTCCACCTAGAGGATCTATAATATATTTTCTGGAATAAGGTTATGAGGCCAAACTACAGACTCTGTTCTGCTGCAGGGTCATTTCTTGAACTACTATCTAATGGGAACAGCTGTTTCAAGGATTATTTCACAGCAGAAGGGTTACAGGTGGAAGGATATAAACGAGGGAGTGCCATGGCCGTATTTGCATTAACACTTGCATTGGAAGCCATGAGTTGTGTTAGCATCAGATGATACTCTGAAGGATGATATTTCCAAAATGATTTGGAGCTTGGGTTTTCTGGCTGCGGCTCACACATGACCCAACTGCACTTCAGCTGTTTTGATCCACTTCAGTTACTTACACAGCCCATATCAACAGTGAACCCAAGGATCACGCAACCATTTGTAGACAGGTATTTCTAAAATCCCTCTTCTactcctgcagagcagaaagtACCAGAAGTCCTCCTGCGTGCTCTGCAGTATAGTTCCACTACCAAAATCACTCCCTTTAAACACTTCAAGCACACTTTCCCTTCTCAAATCGGATGCTCATCTCATCTTGGTTCTACCTTGCGTGTGTGAGAGCACATTAAGAATTGCTTTCCAACTAACGGGACAAAAAGTGGACGCATTTCACTAGTGTTGTGCAGATAAAGCAGCCCAACTCTCAAACACTCACCAGCTCTGAGCGTAAGGCACTGTTGTTGTAACATCCAGCAGGCACTGATAGGGTTGTGACAGAAAATGATTGAAGCGCCAAgggagcagaaatgaaaaaaaaatggacaaagaTTCAGAGGCAGTTGCCAACTTCTACATTGATAGAGACGTGGCGTTGGCTTAGTCCTTGTATTGCTGCCCCTCCCCTCTCTGGATAATTTTGCATGTTGATGTGCAGTAACAGATGGGTTTAAAAGTTGCTCTTGACAATTATTCATACCTCTAATAACAGTTCTGTCTTTCCTCACCCATCTCCAGCAGTCCCAGTCAGAGCAACAACAATTAACAAAAATACCTCCTTTGCATCAATCATTTCCATTTCATCCCTGGATATGTAAATGTGTTGGATGTGAAATAAACAGGAGTACGAAGCAAATGCAGGGAAATGAGAACAGCGCGTCTTTGTATGACATCCGCAGCTTCCCTTACGCAGACTGGGCAAGAAACTTCCACCGGTCTGTTGCTGCTCCTCCTTGTGACTACCTGACTTCTGCATCTGTTTTCACTATCctgattaattttcttctggtttgtgCATCTTTCAGGGTGTTGCCTTCTTGTATTACCAACTGAATGGCTTCTTCATCTGGCAGACAACCTTTAACAGCAGCCTGACACACATTTAGTTTCCGAGGCGCTAGTAACCAAGAGTGCAGCCATCCCCGCCGCACTCACAGTTTACAACCTGCTGTTTAACCTTCTGTTCGTGACTCTCCATCACCCTTTTAACTAATCTGAGGTTGGAAGACCTTAAGATTTCTTCCACCTGATCCTCAGCACTGTTTAGGTGACACCATTAGAATGCTACACAGAGAACTGGGGGATGCTGTGCAGCAGTCATGGcacaaatttttctttcagggaaAAGGATGTCATGTCTCTAGAATAATGATATAAGTAAAAATAGATAGGTCATGCACATTCGTTTCAGTTGGACAATTATAAAAATTATCTTAggaaattgttttcaaatgtgGACATTTATGGattaaatatagcagcatttcAGAGCTCCCAGTGCCTAATATACAGTGTTCAATCACACTAGGAATGGCTGAGGAGTCAGCTCATAATAAAGATAAGAAGCAgttcataaaaatattcatattcaACTGGGCATGGCCTTCAGTCTCCCCTTTCTTCACTGTTCAGTAAAAGAGTATCAAGTCAGCTATACAGTGAACATGCCTGAGCCACTCTGAATACAGATGTGCACTTGTTCTCGTCGGTGTAAATGACCCCCTTGCGTCACCCGTGCTTGTACCTACACAGCTATGTTAAACTCCACAGCTACCCACTGTGGGAAATACTCAGCAAAGAATTAAGTAATAACATCTGTTACCCTATTTGACAAAGCAAACTCATCGTGGACTTATTGGCTTAATTTCAACGGACTCCCATCATCGATTATGCAAACTACTGTCACAGGCAGCCTCAGTGCTTAAAGAGTAGCCAAGCAGAATACGCTGGCATGTCAGTGAGAAgatgttttacagaaaacattccAAATTAATTAACAACCATACAAATCATATCTATATTAATATCAGTATCATCTATATCTGCATCTATATCAGAGTGTGcgtatatgtgcatgtgtagaAATTTACATTGGAATCTGGCCATAAGCTGCAGTtgtcaatgaaagaaaaatcatagtAAAATGCATAGTGTGTATTTGCCAATGTGTCTTGTGACTGTCTATATAAACACGTAGATGTGTACTAACAGTTTAGATTACATTTCAAACACCAGCCCACTAGTCACGATGTTAGCTGCTCCTGAAATGAAGCTTCATGCAACTTCCTCAGATTAAACTATCTCCTTTTGAGCATAATG includes:
- the HS6ST3 gene encoding heparan-sulfate 6-O-sulfotransferase 3 — encoded protein: MDERFNRWLLPPLLALLFLLIVYQYVSPACPGAACPRRPPASAARRGGGPAEREEEEAEAAAAALPRLAAKFPFARGELCRRVRFDMRGRDVIVFLHIQKTGGTTFGRHLVRNIRLEQPCYCRAGQKKCACHRPGGDKDTWLFSRFSTGWSCGLHADWTELTSCVPAAMERRGCAGNRTLRNFYYITMLRDPVSRYLSEWKHVQRGATWKTSLHMCDGRSPTPDELPTCYEGDDWSGVSLQEFMDCSYNLANNRQVRMLADLSLVGCYNLTFMNESERNMILLQSAKNNLKNMAFFGLTEFQRKTQYLFERTFNLKFISPFTQFNVTRASNVDIGEDVRQRIEELNFLDVQLYEYAKDLFLQRFQYSKQEEHQKNRLKRREERRLLREQRVHQWPREEAAEVAVTEDYNSQVARW